The Deltaproteobacteria bacterium genome has a segment encoding these proteins:
- a CDS encoding prephenate dehydrogenase/arogenate dehydrogenase family protein, translating to MGLHFRKAAIIGVGLIGGSLAMVLRQKGIASEIVGIGRGLKNLETARRLGVVDSFTTDLAQGVKGAGLVVVAVPVLKIAETVRNAAPGLEPGCIVTDAGSVKGAVIREVAPLIPEGVHFVPGHPIAGTEHSGVEAAFPDLYIDRKCILTPTPETDRDALEKVRAIWEAAGSTVVVMDALVHDMIFAAVSHLPHMIAYTLVNAVADMDDASCAGVIGYSAGGFKDFTRIASSSPEMWSDICAMNRAEILKAIDGFTGRLAKLRALIEKCDQEGLRAEFERAKGIRDSLVKGALKGEKE from the coding sequence ATGGGTCTGCATTTCAGGAAAGCTGCCATCATCGGCGTCGGGCTCATCGGCGGCTCCCTTGCCATGGTCTTGAGGCAAAAGGGCATAGCCTCCGAGATAGTCGGCATAGGGAGAGGCCTCAAGAACCTCGAGACGGCCAGGAGGCTCGGGGTAGTGGACTCGTTTACTACGGACCTCGCTCAGGGCGTGAAGGGTGCGGGCCTCGTGGTCGTCGCGGTCCCGGTATTGAAAATAGCCGAGACGGTCAGGAACGCGGCTCCGGGGCTCGAGCCCGGCTGCATAGTCACCGACGCGGGGAGCGTTAAAGGGGCCGTTATCAGGGAGGTCGCGCCCCTCATACCAGAGGGCGTGCATTTCGTCCCCGGCCATCCCATAGCCGGGACCGAGCACTCGGGCGTTGAGGCCGCCTTCCCGGATCTCTATATCGATAGGAAGTGCATACTTACACCGACGCCCGAGACCGACAGGGACGCCCTCGAAAAAGTAAGGGCCATATGGGAGGCGGCAGGTTCGACGGTCGTCGTCATGGACGCGCTCGTCCATGATATGATATTCGCCGCCGTAAGCCATCTCCCGCACATGATAGCCTACACGCTCGTGAACGCGGTCGCTGACATGGACGACGCATCCTGCGCGGGCGTAATAGGCTACTCGGCAGGCGGCTTCAAAGACTTCACGAGAATAGCTTCGAGCTCTCCGGAGATGTGGAGCGACATCTGCGCCATGAACCGGGCGGAGATACTGAAGGCCATAGACGGCTTCACCGGCAGGCTCGCGAAGCTCCGCGCCCTGATCGAGAAGTGCGATCAGGAGGGCTTAAGGGCCGAGTTCGAGAGGGCCAAGGGAATAAGGGACTCCCTTGTGAAAGGTGCCTTGAAAGGAGAAAAGGAGTGA
- the cmk gene encoding (d)CMP kinase — MKRGPVIAIDGPGGVGKTTVSKRVAEKLGFTYVNTGAMYRALALAAKESWVDLSSDAVLKEFCTGIDFRYDIGSGRVVVDGVDYTERLWSQEAGELASKVSVKKSVRDFLVSYQRGIGEAGRVVMEGRDIGTVVFPDADVKIFLDASPGIRAERRRLELAEKGAQVTGEVGRELEERDRRDTERAVSPLKMAEDAVRVDTGAMGIEEVVKHVLGAINERLKVGDTRS; from the coding sequence ATGAAGAGGGGGCCGGTAATAGCCATAGACGGGCCGGGCGGGGTCGGGAAGACGACGGTCTCGAAGAGGGTCGCCGAGAAGCTCGGTTTTACTTACGTTAATACGGGCGCGATGTACAGGGCGCTCGCGCTCGCGGCAAAGGAGTCGTGGGTCGACCTTTCGAGCGACGCGGTCTTGAAGGAATTCTGCACGGGCATTGACTTCAGGTATGATATCGGGAGCGGCAGGGTGGTAGTCGACGGAGTCGATTATACCGAGAGGCTCTGGTCCCAGGAAGCGGGGGAGCTGGCCTCAAAGGTCTCCGTGAAAAAATCGGTACGCGATTTTCTGGTCTCTTACCAGAGGGGCATTGGCGAGGCTGGCCGGGTCGTCATGGAAGGAAGGGACATCGGCACCGTCGTATTCCCGGACGCGGACGTTAAGATATTCCTCGACGCCTCACCTGGGATACGGGCCGAGAGGCGCCGCCTTGAGCTTGCCGAAAAAGGCGCTCAAGTGACAGGGGAAGTCGGTAGGGAGCTGGAAGAGAGGGACAGGCGCGATACAGAGCGGGCTGTCTCTCCCCTCAAGATGGCTGAGGACGCAGTGAGGGTCGATACGGGCGCGATGGGCATTGAAGAGGTTGTTAAGCATGTACTTGGCGCCATAAATGAAAGGTTGAAGGTTGGAGATACTCGTAGCTAA
- the aroA gene encoding 3-phosphoshikimate 1-carboxyvinyltransferase: MFSGTERALPGSGLRGEITVPGDKSISHRAVILGSIAEGPTDIEGFLEGEDNLSTIEAFRLMGVRIERDGGRVSVEGKGLDGLSEPGDVINAGNSGTTTRLLLGLLAGSPFFSAITGDASLRKRPMKRVVDPLRKMGAVITGRKDGGLLPIAISGKRLKGIEYRTPVASAQLKSALLLAGLSADGETVIEEPEKSRDHTERMLKIFGADIKSSGNSVSLKSTNRLKGCKIIVPGDISSAAFFLTGATLAPESELLIRQVGINPTRVGIIDILRKMGGSIEVDAGSAASGEPVGNILIRGSRLRGVEITGPELLPAIDEFPILCVAAAFAEGTTRISGAAELRVKESDRIAAMSECLSAIGVRNTETEDGMIIEGTGGKKARGGVIKSRGDHRIAMAMAIAALMTEEGVNIEGAGSVDVSFPGFFDLLGMTRVG, translated from the coding sequence ATATTCTCCGGGACCGAACGCGCGCTCCCGGGTAGCGGCCTCAGGGGCGAGATAACCGTTCCCGGCGACAAGTCAATATCCCACCGGGCCGTCATACTCGGGTCCATAGCCGAAGGTCCGACCGATATAGAAGGCTTCCTGGAAGGCGAGGACAACCTCTCGACCATCGAAGCTTTCCGGCTCATGGGCGTCAGGATAGAGAGGGACGGCGGAAGGGTAAGCGTGGAAGGCAAGGGGCTCGACGGCCTCTCGGAGCCCGGTGACGTCATAAACGCCGGGAACTCAGGGACCACCACGAGGCTCCTCCTGGGGCTTCTTGCGGGAAGTCCCTTCTTTTCGGCAATAACCGGGGACGCTTCACTTCGTAAGCGCCCGATGAAAAGGGTCGTAGACCCGCTCAGGAAGATGGGCGCGGTGATTACAGGAAGAAAGGACGGCGGCCTTCTTCCAATCGCCATCTCCGGGAAGAGGCTTAAGGGCATCGAATACAGGACGCCTGTCGCCAGCGCGCAGCTTAAGTCAGCGCTCCTCCTGGCGGGACTTTCAGCGGACGGCGAGACCGTCATCGAAGAGCCGGAGAAGAGCCGCGACCATACCGAAAGGATGCTCAAGATCTTCGGCGCGGATATAAAAAGCTCCGGCAATTCGGTCTCCCTCAAGTCGACAAACCGCCTCAAGGGGTGTAAAATAATTGTACCCGGGGACATCTCGTCAGCCGCTTTCTTTTTGACAGGAGCAACTCTGGCGCCCGAGTCGGAACTCCTTATCCGTCAAGTCGGCATAAACCCCACCAGGGTCGGCATTATAGATATCCTCCGAAAGATGGGCGGCTCGATAGAGGTGGACGCCGGAAGCGCAGCTTCGGGCGAGCCGGTGGGGAATATCCTTATCAGGGGCTCGCGCCTCCGTGGAGTCGAGATAACGGGCCCCGAGCTCCTCCCCGCGATAGACGAGTTCCCGATACTGTGCGTTGCCGCCGCTTTCGCCGAGGGCACGACAAGGATAAGCGGCGCGGCAGAGCTCAGGGTCAAGGAGAGCGACAGGATCGCGGCCATGTCCGAGTGCCTCTCGGCCATAGGGGTCCGTAATACTGAAACGGAAGACGGCATGATAATCGAGGGCACCGGCGGAAAGAAGGCGAGAGGCGGCGTAATAAAGAGCAGGGGAGACCACAGGATCGCGATGGCAATGGCGATAGCAGCCCTCATGACCGAAGAGGGCGTGAATATAGAAGGGGCCGGGAGTGTTGACGTCTCCTTCCCTGGCTTTTTCGATCTCCTCGGAATGACGAGGGTCGGATGA
- the pheA gene encoding prephenate dehydratase → MPVTKSIQELRNEIDAVDLEILALLNRRAGFVIEVGKLKEREGKDFYVPEREQEVLRKLMEMNTGPLPEQAIKNVFREIMSASLSLEKPLRIAFLGPVATFTHQACIQHFGLSGEFIPKKDIADVFDDVEKGRALFGVVPIENSTEGVVSHTLDMFVGSNLRIYAEVMLEISLALLNKSGKISDIAKICSHPHAIAQCKNWVKGNLPNALVFDVSSTALAAQMAAEDPSTAAVASIAAASLYDLRVIEKNIEDSPNNFTRFLVIGKNSAKRTGRDKTSIMFAIKDAPGALYTMLKPFASRGINLTKIESRPLKTKAWEYVFFVDLDGHISDEPVRDAIAELEKSCSFLKTLGSYPRSKS, encoded by the coding sequence ATGCCTGTAACCAAAAGCATACAGGAACTCAGGAACGAAATAGACGCCGTCGACCTCGAAATACTCGCGCTCCTTAACAGGAGAGCGGGTTTCGTAATCGAGGTCGGCAAGCTCAAAGAGCGCGAGGGGAAGGACTTCTACGTGCCTGAAAGGGAACAGGAGGTCCTGAGGAAGCTCATGGAAATGAACACGGGCCCCCTCCCGGAGCAGGCCATAAAGAACGTCTTCAGGGAGATAATGAGCGCGTCCCTTTCGCTTGAAAAACCCCTCCGGATCGCCTTCCTGGGGCCCGTGGCTACATTCACGCACCAGGCCTGCATACAGCATTTCGGCCTCTCCGGCGAGTTCATCCCGAAAAAGGACATAGCCGACGTCTTCGACGACGTGGAAAAGGGAAGGGCCCTATTCGGGGTCGTGCCCATTGAGAACTCTACCGAAGGCGTCGTAAGCCACACCCTCGACATGTTCGTGGGGTCGAACCTCAGGATATACGCCGAAGTGATGCTCGAGATATCTCTTGCGCTCCTTAATAAATCCGGGAAGATCTCGGACATTGCGAAGATATGCTCGCACCCGCACGCGATAGCGCAGTGCAAGAACTGGGTCAAGGGGAACCTCCCGAACGCGCTGGTCTTCGACGTCTCTTCCACCGCTCTGGCGGCGCAGATGGCCGCCGAGGACCCGTCCACGGCCGCTGTCGCGTCCATCGCGGCCGCAAGCCTCTACGACCTCCGGGTCATTGAGAAGAACATCGAGGACAGCCCGAACAACTTCACCCGCTTCCTCGTCATAGGCAAGAACAGCGCGAAAAGGACCGGACGCGACAAGACCTCCATCATGTTCGCCATAAAGGACGCGCCCGGGGCGCTCTACACGATGCTCAAGCCCTTCGCGTCAAGGGGGATTAACCTCACGAAGATAGAGTCCAGGCCCCTCAAGACAAAGGCCTGGGAGTACGTATTCTTCGTGGACCTCGACGGCCATATATCCGACGAGCCGGTAAGGGACGCGATAGCCGAGCTCGAGAAGTCGTGCTCGTTCCTTAAAACGCTCGGCTCGTACCCGAGATCAAAGTCGTGA
- the sppA gene encoding signal peptide peptidase SppA has translation MPGRRGEFLRNLLAAFGAVFVAIILISIVVGVIAGPGIGADKVAVVELEGIIAEPTDFTRELRELGEREDVKAVVLRIDSPGGAVGPSQEIHREIERLRETKTVVASMGTIAASGGYYAAVAAEKIVANPGTITGSIGVIIEFFNVQELLGKLGLKGYVVKSGRFKDVGSPLREMDEEERELLQAVIDDVNSQFVEAVAEGRGLAPEAVKRLADGRIFTGAQAKAEGLVDELGSLHDAIELGARLAGIEGEPEVIYPRKKSVGFWKALMGDASVDTLTELLSGLRLMYLMPNPAR, from the coding sequence ATGCCCGGGCGGAGAGGGGAGTTCTTGAGGAACCTGCTTGCGGCCTTCGGGGCCGTTTTCGTAGCCATAATCCTCATCTCCATAGTCGTGGGCGTCATCGCAGGTCCGGGCATAGGCGCTGACAAGGTCGCGGTAGTCGAGCTCGAGGGCATAATAGCCGAACCGACCGATTTCACCCGTGAGCTCCGCGAACTCGGGGAAAGGGAAGACGTAAAGGCCGTGGTGCTGCGAATAGATTCACCAGGCGGCGCTGTGGGGCCCTCGCAGGAGATACACAGGGAAATAGAGAGGCTCAGGGAAACGAAGACGGTAGTCGCATCGATGGGGACGATCGCCGCCTCGGGCGGGTACTACGCGGCGGTCGCGGCCGAGAAGATTGTGGCCAACCCGGGGACCATAACGGGCTCGATAGGCGTCATAATAGAATTTTTCAACGTGCAGGAGCTCCTTGGGAAGCTCGGTCTCAAGGGGTATGTCGTCAAAAGCGGCAGGTTCAAGGACGTAGGCTCCCCGCTCCGCGAGATGGACGAGGAGGAAAGAGAACTCCTCCAGGCGGTCATTGACGACGTAAACAGCCAGTTCGTAGAGGCCGTCGCCGAGGGCAGGGGGCTCGCCCCCGAGGCGGTCAAGAGGCTCGCCGATGGCAGGATATTCACGGGCGCGCAGGCCAAGGCAGAAGGGCTCGTGGACGAGCTCGGGAGCCTTCACGACGCGATAGAGCTCGGCGCCCGCCTTGCGGGCATAGAGGGCGAGCCCGAGGTAATATATCCGAGGAAGAAGAGCGTGGGCTTCTGGAAGGCATTGATGGGAGACGCTTCGGTGGACACGCTCACCGAGCTTCTCTCGGGCCTTAGGTTGATGTATCTGATGCCAAATCCAGCCAGGTGA
- a CDS encoding 30S ribosomal protein S1, which produces MIGREEKSRAGDTSRSDFEELFESRLKELQEGDITKGRVVQITQDSVMIDIGYKSEGQVPLREFLDKDGQPTIKVGDEVAVLIERREDENGIVRLSKAKADHFKVWDRIVEACEKGEPMEGTISQRIKGGFYAEIEGVTAFLPGSQVDLKPVRNPDKLIGQKFKFRILKYNRRKNNVIVSRRVLLEEERESLRKTTLETLAEGAIIEGTVKNITDYGAFIDLGGIDGLVHLTDLSWGKVTHPSQLLKIGDTVKVMVLKFNREENKISLGMKQTVEDPWIKAGERFSQGTRTTGTVVNITDYGAFVELEPGLEGLVHISEMSWTKLKHPSQKVKVGDRIDVEVLDLDPASKRISLGMKQTESNPWIEAEARYPKGSRVSGVVKNITDFGVFIGIEEGIDGLVHISDLSWKKVKHPSELFKKGQEVEAVVLNIDAANRRFSLSTKLLEKNPWQGVEERYKPGMIVDGRVTSVADFGAFVELEAGLEGLVHVSELSRGKKRGADIKEGDIVEVEVLNVDPEDNKIGLSVREIKEQAEPAGEGNP; this is translated from the coding sequence ATGATAGGGAGAGAGGAAAAGTCCCGCGCGGGTGATACTTCCAGGTCGGATTTCGAGGAGCTTTTCGAAAGCCGGCTCAAGGAACTTCAGGAAGGGGACATCACCAAGGGCAGGGTCGTCCAGATAACCCAGGACTCGGTCATGATAGACATCGGGTACAAGTCCGAGGGTCAGGTGCCTCTGCGCGAGTTCCTGGACAAGGACGGGCAGCCCACCATCAAGGTCGGTGACGAGGTCGCCGTGCTTATCGAAAGGCGCGAGGACGAAAACGGCATCGTCCGCCTCTCCAAGGCAAAGGCCGACCATTTCAAGGTCTGGGACAGGATCGTCGAGGCCTGTGAAAAGGGCGAGCCCATGGAGGGCACCATCTCCCAGAGGATAAAAGGCGGCTTTTACGCGGAAATAGAAGGGGTTACGGCGTTTCTGCCCGGCTCCCAGGTCGACCTTAAGCCCGTACGGAACCCTGATAAGCTCATAGGCCAGAAGTTCAAGTTCAGGATACTCAAATATAACAGGCGCAAAAACAACGTCATCGTCTCAAGGAGAGTGCTCCTCGAAGAGGAGAGGGAGTCCCTCCGGAAGACAACCCTCGAAACCCTTGCCGAGGGAGCGATCATTGAGGGAACAGTAAAGAACATAACCGACTACGGCGCCTTCATTGACCTGGGCGGCATTGACGGGCTCGTCCATCTTACGGACCTCTCCTGGGGCAAGGTCACCCACCCTTCGCAGCTCCTGAAGATAGGCGACACCGTGAAGGTGATGGTCCTTAAGTTCAACAGGGAGGAGAACAAGATCTCCCTCGGAATGAAGCAGACGGTCGAGGACCCCTGGATAAAAGCCGGGGAGAGGTTCTCCCAGGGCACCAGGACCACCGGGACGGTCGTTAACATCACGGATTACGGCGCCTTCGTCGAGCTCGAGCCGGGGCTCGAAGGCCTGGTGCACATTTCCGAAATGTCATGGACCAAGCTCAAGCACCCATCCCAGAAGGTCAAGGTAGGGGACAGGATAGATGTCGAGGTCCTTGACCTTGATCCCGCAAGCAAGCGGATATCCCTCGGCATGAAACAGACCGAGTCCAACCCGTGGATAGAGGCAGAGGCGCGCTATCCCAAGGGCTCCAGGGTCTCGGGGGTGGTTAAAAATATAACCGACTTCGGCGTCTTCATCGGCATAGAGGAAGGCATCGACGGCCTCGTCCATATATCCGACCTCTCATGGAAGAAAGTGAAGCATCCCTCCGAGCTCTTCAAGAAGGGGCAGGAGGTCGAGGCAGTGGTCCTCAACATAGACGCCGCTAACAGGAGGTTCTCCCTCTCGACAAAGCTCCTTGAGAAGAACCCCTGGCAGGGCGTTGAGGAGCGCTACAAGCCCGGCATGATAGTCGACGGCAGGGTGACGAGTGTGGCCGATTTCGGCGCGTTCGTCGAGCTCGAGGCAGGGCTTGAGGGCCTGGTGCACGTATCGGAATTGAGCCGCGGCAAAAAGCGCGGGGCCGACATAAAGGAAGGCGACATCGTCGAGGTCGAGGTGCTTAACGTAGACCCCGAGGACAACAAGATCGGCCTCTCCGTAAGGGAGATTAAGGAGCAGGCCGAGCCGGCAGGTGAAGGTAATCCCTGA
- a CDS encoding acetyl-CoA carboxylase carboxyltransferase subunit alpha → MYRHWLEFEKPVEELEKKIDELRAFEASGNARSSEDIAKLEKKTKALLKELYGKLTPQQITQVARHPYRPYTLDYIQNVFEDFIELHGDRTFRDDPAIVGGLARLEGEAVVVLGQQKGRNTKEKVHRNFGMPNPEGYRKAKRLFELAERFNRPVFTFIDTPGAYPGVGAEERGQSEAIATNLMVMSRLKVPVIATVIGEGGSGGALAIGVADRVNMMEFSTYSVISPEGCAAILWKDGAKADLAAKALKIDAGELLKLGVIDKVIKEPVGGAHREPAAAFKSLKSAILPQLKELKEMGADSLVEARYRKYRSMGFFSEPRK, encoded by the coding sequence ATGTACAGGCATTGGCTTGAATTTGAAAAGCCCGTTGAGGAGCTCGAAAAGAAGATTGACGAGCTGAGGGCCTTCGAGGCTTCCGGCAACGCGCGGTCCTCCGAGGACATAGCCAAGCTCGAAAAGAAGACCAAGGCGCTCTTGAAGGAGCTCTATGGGAAGCTCACGCCGCAGCAGATAACGCAGGTGGCGAGGCACCCGTACAGGCCGTATACGCTCGACTACATCCAGAACGTCTTCGAGGACTTCATAGAGCTCCACGGCGACAGGACCTTCAGGGACGACCCGGCCATAGTAGGCGGCCTAGCGCGGCTCGAGGGCGAGGCCGTGGTGGTACTGGGCCAGCAGAAGGGCCGGAACACCAAGGAAAAGGTCCATCGTAATTTCGGGATGCCTAACCCCGAGGGCTACAGGAAGGCCAAGAGGCTTTTCGAGCTCGCCGAGAGGTTTAATCGTCCGGTATTCACGTTTATCGACACCCCCGGCGCATATCCCGGGGTGGGCGCTGAGGAGAGAGGGCAGTCCGAGGCCATAGCCACTAACCTCATGGTCATGTCCAGGCTCAAGGTGCCTGTCATAGCGACGGTCATAGGCGAGGGCGGGAGCGGCGGCGCGCTCGCCATAGGGGTCGCCGACCGGGTGAACATGATGGAGTTCTCGACCTATTCCGTCATATCCCCGGAGGGCTGCGCAGCCATACTCTGGAAGGACGGAGCCAAGGCAGACCTCGCTGCAAAGGCCCTGAAGATCGACGCCGGGGAGCTGCTTAAGCTCGGGGTCATAGACAAGGTCATAAAGGAGCCGGTCGGAGGCGCGCACAGGGAACCGGCTGCCGCGTTCAAAAGCCTCAAATCGGCCATATTGCCCCAGTTGAAGGAGCTTAAGGAGATGGGCGCGGACTCGCTGGTCGAGGCGAGATACAGGAAATACCGCTCCATGGGGTTTTTCTCGGAGCCCAGGAAATAA
- the ispH gene encoding 4-hydroxy-3-methylbut-2-enyl diphosphate reductase, which yields MEILVAKSSGFCFGVKRAINMAGKCASEEEKDGGIHTLGPIIHNPQVVKMLEESRVYAKNDLSEIDSGTVIIRSHGVTFEEYKEAREKGLNIVDATCPFVKTAQELVSRLTGEGYQVIVAGEKDHPEVKGLMSYGDNKVRVVSGIAELVDMPRVSKLGIVAQTTLRMEKLEEIVSFCLHKASELKVFNTICNATSTRQTESAALAKEVDIMVIVGGKNSANTRRLAEVCRAIQPETYHIETASELSPEWFAGKRRAGVTSGASTPEWLIEEVVKRLREISSK from the coding sequence TTGGAGATACTCGTAGCTAAGTCTTCGGGCTTCTGCTTCGGCGTAAAGAGGGCCATAAACATGGCCGGCAAATGCGCCTCTGAAGAGGAAAAAGATGGCGGTATCCACACGCTTGGCCCGATAATCCACAACCCCCAGGTAGTGAAGATGCTCGAGGAATCGAGGGTCTATGCGAAAAACGACCTTTCCGAGATAGACTCGGGGACAGTCATCATAAGGTCCCACGGCGTGACCTTCGAGGAGTACAAGGAGGCGAGGGAAAAGGGGCTCAATATCGTAGACGCCACTTGCCCGTTCGTCAAGACCGCGCAGGAGCTCGTCTCCCGCCTCACCGGGGAGGGCTATCAGGTCATAGTGGCCGGGGAAAAGGACCACCCCGAGGTCAAGGGGCTCATGAGCTACGGCGATAACAAGGTGCGGGTCGTAAGCGGCATCGCCGAGCTGGTGGACATGCCGAGGGTTTCCAAGCTCGGCATAGTCGCGCAAACGACGCTCCGGATGGAAAAACTCGAGGAGATTGTCAGTTTTTGTTTACACAAGGCTTCGGAACTAAAGGTATTCAATACCATATGTAATGCCACGTCGACCAGGCAGACCGAAAGCGCCGCGCTCGCGAAGGAGGTCGATATCATGGTGATAGTCGGCGGGAAGAACAGCGCGAACACGAGAAGGCTTGCCGAGGTCTGCAGGGCCATTCAGCCCGAGACCTATCATATCGAGACGGCTTCCGAATTGAGCCCCGAATGGTTCGCCGGGAAAAGGCGCGCCGGGGTGACTTCCGGGGCCTCCACGCCCGAGTGGCTGATAGAGGAGGTCGTTAAGCGGCTGAGAGAGATTTCTTCGAAATGA
- the aroF gene encoding 3-deoxy-7-phosphoheptulonate synthase codes for MIIVLKKDATEDTVEHVVEKIKGAGLSVHISKGKERTIIGAIGDEALLAGISLEALPGVESVMPILKPYKLVSREFSKEGTVIDVNGVKIGDTELQVIAGPCSVESIESIVSCATAVKAAGARILRGGAFKPRTSPYDFQGLGADGLKLLAEAKKKTGLPIISELMDPRDTELLCEYVDIVQIGARNMQNFRLLTEVGRAKKPVLLKRGLSATIKEFLMSAEYIASQGNSQIILCERGIRTFETSTRNTLDLSAVPVLKEETHLPVFIDPSHGAGRWGLVAPLAKAAIAVGADGLMIEVHTDPENALCDGAQSLKPSKFALLMDDLRKVAVAVGRTL; via the coding sequence ATGATAATCGTTCTTAAAAAAGACGCTACAGAGGATACCGTCGAGCACGTGGTCGAGAAGATAAAGGGGGCCGGCCTCTCGGTCCACATATCCAAGGGCAAGGAGAGGACCATTATAGGCGCAATCGGCGACGAAGCGCTCCTTGCAGGCATCTCCCTCGAGGCCCTGCCCGGAGTCGAGAGCGTGATGCCGATACTTAAGCCCTACAAGCTCGTAAGCCGCGAGTTCAGCAAGGAAGGCACGGTCATAGACGTAAACGGCGTAAAGATAGGCGATACCGAGCTACAGGTCATAGCCGGCCCGTGCAGCGTCGAGAGCATCGAGTCCATAGTAAGCTGCGCAACCGCGGTCAAGGCCGCGGGCGCAAGGATACTCCGCGGCGGCGCGTTCAAGCCCAGGACCTCGCCTTACGACTTCCAGGGCCTGGGCGCGGACGGCTTGAAGCTCCTTGCCGAGGCCAAGAAGAAAACAGGGCTTCCCATCATAAGCGAGCTCATGGACCCGAGGGACACCGAGCTCCTCTGCGAATACGTTGACATAGTGCAGATAGGCGCCCGGAACATGCAGAACTTCCGGCTCCTTACCGAGGTGGGCAGGGCCAAGAAACCGGTGCTCCTTAAAAGGGGCCTTTCCGCGACCATAAAGGAGTTCCTCATGTCCGCGGAGTACATAGCCTCTCAGGGCAATTCCCAGATAATACTCTGCGAGCGCGGTATAAGGACCTTTGAGACCTCGACAAGGAACACCCTGGACTTGAGCGCCGTGCCCGTATTGAAGGAGGAGACGCATCTCCCGGTCTTCATCGACCCTAGCCACGGAGCGGGGAGATGGGGCCTCGTGGCCCCGCTCGCGAAGGCGGCCATCGCGGTCGGCGCGGACGGGCTCATGATAGAGGTGCACACTGACCCCGAGAACGCGCTCTGCGACGGCGCCCAGTCGCTTAAGCCCAGCAAGTTCGCCCTTCTCATGGACGACCTGAGAAAAGTAGCGGTCGCGGTGGGAAGGACTCTCTAA
- the hisC gene encoding histidinol-phosphate transaminase translates to MRKLNLQVPLNISSLVPYPPGKPIEELERELGIKGSIKLASNENPLGPSKKAIDAAAGALAGLHRYPDGSCYYLKGKLSSMLGVSGEMITFGNGSNEIIELLIRAFLRPGDEAVMGEPSFAVYPIAIKAAGGTARPVPLKDMRHDLKAMASAIGKKTRLVFIANPNNPTGTMVSAAEFAEFMEKVPEDVVVCVDEAYYEFVRREDFPDTLSYIKEGRAVVMLRTFSKVYGLAGLRIGYGVAHPELIGFMDRVRQPFNVNTLAQVAAMAALDDREHLERTLENNARGLQHLMSELRGMGYECVDTEANFFLVKVGDGKGVYESLLGKGVIVRPMASYGMPEYIRITVGLPEENRRFLGAFREAVCR, encoded by the coding sequence ATGCGTAAACTCAACTTACAGGTCCCTCTGAACATAAGCTCCCTCGTCCCATATCCTCCCGGCAAGCCGATAGAGGAACTCGAGCGAGAGCTGGGCATAAAGGGCTCGATAAAGCTCGCCTCGAACGAGAACCCGCTCGGGCCTTCCAAAAAGGCGATAGATGCCGCTGCCGGGGCGCTCGCAGGGCTCCACAGGTATCCGGACGGCTCCTGCTACTATCTGAAAGGAAAGCTCTCGTCCATGCTCGGGGTATCCGGCGAGATGATAACCTTCGGGAACGGCTCGAACGAGATAATAGAGCTCCTCATTCGCGCGTTCCTCCGGCCCGGCGACGAGGCCGTCATGGGAGAGCCCTCCTTTGCCGTATACCCGATAGCGATAAAGGCCGCTGGCGGAACGGCAAGGCCAGTGCCTCTTAAGGATATGAGGCACGACCTCAAGGCGATGGCCTCCGCCATCGGGAAAAAGACAAGGCTCGTCTTCATCGCCAACCCGAACAATCCGACCGGGACGATGGTCTCGGCTGCCGAATTTGCCGAGTTCATGGAGAAAGTGCCGGAGGACGTCGTCGTATGCGTTGACGAGGCCTATTACGAGTTCGTGAGACGGGAGGACTTCCCGGACACGCTTTCGTACATAAAAGAGGGCAGGGCCGTTGTGATGCTCCGCACCTTTTCCAAGGTGTACGGCCTTGCGGGCCTCCGGATAGGCTACGGGGTCGCGCACCCGGAGCTAATCGGTTTCATGGACAGGGTGCGCCAGCCCTTCAACGTAAACACGCTCGCCCAGGTTGCCGCCATGGCCGCCCTCGACGACCGGGAGCACCTGGAGAGGACGCTGGAGAATAACGCGCGTGGGCTCCAGCACCTGATGAGTGAGCTCCGGGGCATGGGCTACGAGTGCGTTGACACGGAGGCGAACTTCTTCCTCGTAAAGGTCGGCGACGGGAAGGGCGTCTATGAGTCGCTTCTCGGGAAAGGCGTTATCGTCCGGCCGATGGCAAGCTACGGCATGCCCGAGTATATCAGGATAACAGTCGGCCTTCCCGAGGAGAACAGGAGATTTCTTGGTGCTTTCAGGGAAGCAGTCTGCCGTTAG